The DNA sequence GAGGCGACCTCGCACACGTCGCCAACCAGGAAATGGCACAGGTCGGTGATGTGCGCGCCGATGTCGCCCAGCGCGCCGGAGCCGGTGAATTTCTTCTTCAGGCGCCACACCATCGGGAAGTCCGGGTCCACGATCCAGTCCTGCTGGTACGCGGCGCGGAAGTGGAAGATGTGCCCCAGCTCGCCCTTCGTGATCATCTGCTTGATCTTCTGGACGGCCGGCGCGAAGCGGTAGGAGAACCCGCACATGTTGGCGACGCGCGCCTTCTTGACCGCGTCGAGCATGGCCTGCCCCTCGGCCAGGCTGTTCGAGAGCGGCTTCTCGCTTACAATGGCCTTGCCCGCCTTCGCCGCGGCGATGGCCACGGGCGGATGCAGCCAGTTCGGCGTGCAGATGTCCACGATGTCAATGTCGGGGCGGTTGACGACCTCCTCCCAGTTGTTGGAGACCTCCTCCCATCCCCACTTTTCCTTGGCGACGGTCATGTCCTCGCCGGGCGCGCCGCACGCGACCTTCATCACCGGGGTGTAGGGCGGGTCGAAGAACATCCCGACCTTCCGCCAGCCGTTGCTGTGGGTCTTGCCCATGAACGCGGCGCCGATCATTGCCACATTGACGGTTTTCTTGGCCATGTTTCTCCCTCCTGGTTGAGTTGTTGACGGCCGTCTGTTTCCTCGGGGGCGGCCCGCCGGACCCTGTCCGGCCGGAGTCCCCCGGTCAATCACGACAAAACACGCAGACAAGAGTAGCCGACTTTTTCACAAGAGTCAACTGTTTGCCCCCCTTTCTTTTCGGCCGCCGGTCAGCGGGACGCCAAGTCGCCGTAGGAGCGGTCGCGGTGGACGCGCCGCGCGAGCTCGCTGGCATAGCGCCGTCCCAGCGTGTCCGCATGGGCGCGGGCCCATTCGGTCAGCCGGGTGGCCCCCGCGGGGGGCGCGTCCACGCAGAGCAGGCCCGCCATGAGGCCGCCGATCTCCTCCCGGGTGATGAAAACGTCGCCCACGATCCTGCCGATCACCAGTCCGGCGAGGTGTCCCAGCGCCGGGGACAGGCGGAGGACAGGCCTGCGGACCCCGATGGCGGCGCCCACCGCCTCCACCAGTTCCCGGTAGGTGAAGGTCTCCGGGCCGATCGCCTCGACCGTGCCGTTCTCGTCAGACTCCCCCAGCGCCACCGCGCAGTCCGCAAAATCCTCCACGTGGATCGGCTGGATCCGGTACTTCCCGTCGCCGAAGACGCCGAACACGGGAAAGCGGCGCAGCGCCCAGGCAATGTTGTTCACGAGGATGTCCTCATGCCCGAAGAGCACCGCCGGACGCAGGATGCCGTGTGACAGGCCGGACTCCCCCAGGGCGCGCTCCAGCACGGCCTTCCCCCGGAAGTACTCAAAGGGGGAGTCCTCGGAGGGATTGGTGATGCTCACATGGACAATCCGGCGCACTCCCGCCCTGCGGGCGGCGTCGAAAAGCGCGAGGGTGTTGCGCACGGCGTCCGCGTGCGAAAAGAGCGGGTGATTAAACCGCACCCAGTAGGTGTTGTACAGCACCGACACCCCCTCCAGCGAACGCGCCAGCGCGCCGGGGTTGGCGAAGTCGAGGGGCCGCACTGCCAGGGCGTCTCCGAAGGGGTGCGGGCGTCCGGGGGAGTTGGTCAGCGTCACCACGCGCAGCCCCCGGTCCAGCAGCCGCCGGGCAATGTATTTGCCAGAGTATCCGAAGGCTCCCGTCACCGCGTGCGTTTCCATGAAGCAGTCTCCCTGGCCCGCCTCCGGGCCTGTGCGGCCTCTGTGGGTGGACCAGAAGGACGCTGCGGAGGTTTCGCGGAGGGCGTCCCGGACCGCGCGTGCGGAAGTTTTCGCCCGCGCGCCCGGCGTGCTATACTTCCGCCCGTTCCTGAGAGGCTGTCCGTTCCCGAGTTGACAAGCATGGGGGACGGGCGTGAAAATGGGTCCCGAACACCGGAACCGTGAAGCTTTGAGGAAGACTGGTTTCCTGGATTGCGCGGTGGGAGAAACGACGGCATGGCAGTCAGAGTGATTTACCTGGTGCGCCACGCGCATCATGATGTGGACAATCCAACGGGGTCGGAACTGGGAGGCAGTCTCACGCAGATGGGGCTGAAGCAGGCGGAGCTGACGGCGAAAGCGCTTGCGCAGCGGCCCATCTCCTCGATCCATTGCAGCTCCCTCAACCGCGCCGAGGAAACGGCCCGCATCGTCTCGCGCGAGGTGCCGGGCCTCATGATCCAGTCCACGGACCTCCTGTGGGAGGCCATCCCCTCCATGACCCCCAAGCTCCAGATCGAGATGCCGCACTACACCAGCCAGCAGGTGATTCAGGACCGGCAGCGCGCCGAGGTCGCCTTCCGGAAATACTTCAAGGTCGCCAAGCGCGGCGACAAACACGATGTCATCGTGTGCCACGGGAACCTCATCCGCTACTTTGTGACCCTCGTGCTGAAGGCGGAGCTGGAAAGCTGGATGCGCATGGACATCTGCAACTGCGGCGTCACGCAGGTGCTGGTGCAGCCCGAGGGGGACATGGCGGTCCTCTGCCACAACGACTGGTCCCACCTGCCGCGCGAACTGCGCACCTCCACGCTGCGCCCCGTCTGACGCCGCCTCAGAGCAGCGACGTCTGGCCCGCGTCCCCCGCCGGCGGCGTCATGCCGAAGTGCCTGAACGCCAGCGGCGTCGCCACCCGCCCCGCCGGAGTGCGCTTCAGGAACCCGATCTGGATCAGGTACGGCTCGTGCACCTCCTCCAGCGTCTGGCGCTCCTCGCCCACCGCCACGGCCAGGGAGGACAAACCGACCGGTCCCCCGGAGAACTTGCGGATCACCGTGTCCAGAATCGCCCGGTCCATGTCGTCCAGCCCGAGCGGGTCAATGCGCAGCAGGTCCAGCGCCGCGTCGGCGACCTCGCGCGTGATCGTTCCGTCCCCCTTGACCTGGGCGAAGTCGCGCACCCGCCGCAGCAGCCGGTTGGCCACCCGCGCCGTGCCCCGCGACCGGGAGGCGATCTCCAGGCTGCCGTTGTCGGTGACGGGCACCGACAGGATGCGCGCGGAGCGCTCGATGATGCGCACCAGCTCGGCCGGCGAATACAGGTCGAAGCGGCACACGTCGCCGAAGCGCGCGCGGAGGGGCGGCGTGAGCAGGCCCGCCCGTGTGGTGGCCCCGATGAGCGTGAAGGGCTTCAGCCCGATCTTCATGGACCGCGCCGTGGGCCCCTTCCCCAGCATGATGTCCACCTCGAAGTCCTCCATGGCGGAGTACAGCGTCTCCTCCACGGCGTGGTTCAGCCGGTGGATCTCGTCAATGAAGAGAATGTCGAAGGACTCGAGACTGGTCAGAATGGCCGAGAGGTCGGCCTGGCGCTCGATGACCGGGCCGGAGGACTGCTTGATGTCCACGCCCATCTCGTTCGCGAGGATCCGGGCGAGGGTGGTCTTCCCCAGGCCCGGAGGGCCGCTCAGCAGCAGGTGGTCCAGGGGCTCGCTCCGCTGTTTCGCCGCCTGGATGGCGATCCGCAGCTTGTCCTTGATCGGCTCCTGTCCGGGAAAGTCCGTCAGTTTTGCCGGGCGTATCTGCTCGTCAAAACTCCGGTCGTCCTCGACGGGCTCGGGGTTTACCAGGTCCGCGTTTGCCATGGGTCATTTCCTCGCAAGGGTTCTCAGGGCCGCGCGCACCACCTCCTCGTCCGGTGCGCCGGCGCCCAGATTGGCCCGCGCTGCCGCCACGGCCTTCTTCGCCTCCGGGGGCGTGCAGCCGAGGGAGACCAGGGCCTCGTAGGCGTCGTCGCCCTCGGGGGCTTCGTCCGCCTTGGCTTCGCCGAAGAAGGCCTCCCACTCCGGGCTCTGGCCCATCTTCGTCTTGGTTTCGAGCAGGATGCGCTGCGCCAGCTTCTTGCCGACGCCCTGGGCCTTGGAGATCGCCGTGATGTCGTTTGCCATCACCGCCTCCGCAAAGGGTGCCGGGGGAAGCGCCGAAACAACCGCCAGGGCCACTTTGGGGCCGACCCCGGAGATGCCCAGCAGCATTTCGAACAGGGACTTTTCCTCCTCCCGCAGGAACCCGAAGATCAGGAAGTCGTCCTCCCGGATATGGCAGTGCGTGAGCAGGGTGACCTCCTGCCCCGCGACCACGCGGCGGAGCACCGGTTCCGGCGCATGCACCAGAAAGCCCACCCCGCCCACGTCCAGTGCGATGGCCGTGGCCGTCTTGTGGTGAACCGCGCCGCGCAAAAACGCGAACATGTGGGGGACCTCCTTTTCAAGTCCATACCGTCCATACCGTCCATAACGTCCATAACGTCCATGAACCGAGGACCGCCGGGACGCCTATGGTACGGCTTGGGAGTCCCCCTCCGCAACGCCCCCCGGCACCGTGTATCCGGCTTCGGGCATGGCGATGACGGTGGGCCGGACAATGCCCGCCGCGCGCAGGCGTGCAACGCACAGGTCCAGCCCTTCCTGAAAGGTCCGCGCCGGCGTGGCCCCCAGAAGGGACAGGTCTTCGCCGGACAGCCCCGACACCAGCACGGTGTGCGGGGTCTTCTCCAAAGTGCTCAGCGCCGTCTGGCCGTTGATCTCCGCGCGCTCGCGCAGGCCGGCGATCACGGCGGCCGGACTGCCCAGGGAGAGCCACCGGGCGAACCCGCTGCCGCCCAGCCCTTCGGGGCAGGGGGCGAGGAACAGCACCAGGCCGCCGGGACGGCGGGCCTGCCACGCGTTGTGCAGGGCCTTGTGGCTCTGGAGAAAGTTCGGCGCGCCGCCCGCCGAGGCCACCACGAGGTCGGCGGGTTCGTTCAAGCGAACCCGGTACAGCGCCGCCGCCTGGCGGCAGGCGCCGGCGTGGGCGGCCTCCAGGGACCCCGCATGGACGCCGCACAGGCCGCACTGCCGGTTGAGCACCGTGTTTATGCAGAGATGCACGGGCACCGTCGCCGCCGCCTCCGCCATGTCCTCGGCCACCGGGTTGCCCGCCATGATCCCGGTGCGGACGGCCGGGTTGAGGCGGTCGGAGTCGGGGTCCAGGTTAAGGGAATGGTTGGCCGCGATGGTGGCGCGCCCCGCGATGCCGGGCACCACCGCCTTGCGCCCCCCCCCGTACCCCGCGAAGTAATGCAGGACCACGGTCCCGGTGACGATCAGAAAATCGGTCTCCAGGGCGGCCCGGTTGATCCACACGGGGGTGCCGCGCCGGGTGTTGCCGGTGAAGCGCAGGGAGGCAGCGTCTTCGGCGTTGTGGCAAAGGATTCTTCCGGAAAACTCCCGGTGAACTTCCGCGCCCAGGATGACGTCCAACTCGTCTTCCGTCGGCGCGCGGTGGACGCCGGTGGCCACGAGGAAGGAAATGTCCTCCCGGCGGACGCCGCGCTGTGCAACAGCGTCCAGCAGTGCGGGGAGCAGCAGGTGCATGCCCGTGCGGCGGGTGGCGTCGGAGACAATGATGCGCACGCGCGTCCCGGGGACAAGCGGCGCCAGAGCCGGTCCGTTGAGTCCTGGCGGGGCGTCCAATTGCGCGCGCAGCGCGCCCGCCGGGTCCGGAAGGGCGGGGGCCTCGGCGACAGTGAGCATTTCCAGAAGGGTGAGGTCTTCATGGCATGCGGTCGCCACGCCGTCGCCCCAGGGGAGGGAAAGAAAGACTCCGCTCATGATGCGGCCGTTTGGAGCAGCCGTTGTGCGGCCTCCCGCAGGAGCGCCTCGTCGGACACGGAGAGGGGGTGGGCCAGTGTCACGGGGGCGCGGCCGCCGAGGAAGTCCTCCAGACGGGGCCGCATTCCCCCGGGGTCGCGCGCCATGAGCACGCGCCAGACCACCGCAAGATCGGGAGGTTGGGAGACGCAGGAGAACTGGTCCGGCCGGGCGGCCATTTCATGCAGGGCCTCTGTGATATCGGCGCCGGGCTCGCGTATCAACTCCTTTTCCACGCCCGCCAGACTGGCGGCAATCCGGCGGGTTTCCGCGCGCCCCTCCACGGGGACCGTGACGGGACTGCAC is a window from the Candidatus Hydrogenedentota bacterium genome containing:
- a CDS encoding Gfo/Idh/MocA family oxidoreductase, with translation MAKKTVNVAMIGAAFMGKTHSNGWRKVGMFFDPPYTPVMKVACGAPGEDMTVAKEKWGWEEVSNNWEEVVNRPDIDIVDICTPNWLHPPVAIAAAKAGKAIVSEKPLSNSLAEGQAMLDAVKKARVANMCGFSYRFAPAVQKIKQMITKGELGHIFHFRAAYQQDWIVDPDFPMVWRLKKKFTGSGALGDIGAHITDLCHFLVGDVCEVASALETFIKKRQVPSSNVGGISGTSGKNTGKMDTVDVDDAAIYLGRIKGANTLATFEATRFAPGRRNYNTIEIYGSEGSVLWNQEDMNVFHYFSRKDPGTLQGFRKVQACDPGHAYVGNWWPSGHIIGYEHLFVHEMYEFLCGLKAKKGNYPTFEDAVKCQRVLEAVEKAASSKKWEKV
- a CDS encoding NAD(P)H-binding protein; this translates as METHAVTGAFGYSGKYIARRLLDRGLRVVTLTNSPGRPHPFGDALAVRPLDFANPGALARSLEGVSVLYNTYWVRFNHPLFSHADAVRNTLALFDAARRAGVRRIVHVSITNPSEDSPFEYFRGKAVLERALGESGLSHGILRPAVLFGHEDILVNNIAWALRRFPVFGVFGDGKYRIQPIHVEDFADCAVALGESDENGTVEAIGPETFTYRELVEAVGAAIGVRRPVLRLSPALGHLAGLVIGRIVGDVFITREEIGGLMAGLLCVDAPPAGATRLTEWARAHADTLGRRYASELARRVHRDRSYGDLASR
- the ruvA gene encoding Holliday junction branch migration protein RuvA, whose translation is MFAFLRGAVHHKTATAIALDVGGVGFLVHAPEPVLRRVVAGQEVTLLTHCHIREDDFLIFGFLREEEKSLFEMLLGISGVGPKVALAVVSALPPAPFAEAVMANDITAISKAQGVGKKLAQRILLETKTKMGQSPEWEAFFGEAKADEAPEGDDAYEALVSLGCTPPEAKKAVAAARANLGAGAPDEEVVRAALRTLARK
- the larA gene encoding nickel-dependent lactate racemase produces the protein MSGVFLSLPWGDGVATACHEDLTLLEMLTVAEAPALPDPAGALRAQLDAPPGLNGPALAPLVPGTRVRIIVSDATRRTGMHLLLPALLDAVAQRGVRREDISFLVATGVHRAPTEDELDVILGAEVHREFSGRILCHNAEDAASLRFTGNTRRGTPVWINRAALETDFLIVTGTVVLHYFAGYGGGRKAVVPGIAGRATIAANHSLNLDPDSDRLNPAVRTGIMAGNPVAEDMAEAAATVPVHLCINTVLNRQCGLCGVHAGSLEAAHAGACRQAAALYRVRLNEPADLVVASAGGAPNFLQSHKALHNAWQARRPGGLVLFLAPCPEGLGGSGFARWLSLGSPAAVIAGLRERAEINGQTALSTLEKTPHTVLVSGLSGEDLSLLGATPARTFQEGLDLCVARLRAAGIVRPTVIAMPEAGYTVPGGVAEGDSQAVP
- the ruvB gene encoding Holliday junction branch migration DNA helicase RuvB — translated: MANADLVNPEPVEDDRSFDEQIRPAKLTDFPGQEPIKDKLRIAIQAAKQRSEPLDHLLLSGPPGLGKTTLARILANEMGVDIKQSSGPVIERQADLSAILTSLESFDILFIDEIHRLNHAVEETLYSAMEDFEVDIMLGKGPTARSMKIGLKPFTLIGATTRAGLLTPPLRARFGDVCRFDLYSPAELVRIIERSARILSVPVTDNGSLEIASRSRGTARVANRLLRRVRDFAQVKGDGTITREVADAALDLLRIDPLGLDDMDRAILDTVIRKFSGGPVGLSSLAVAVGEERQTLEEVHEPYLIQIGFLKRTPAGRVATPLAFRHFGMTPPAGDAGQTSLL